A window of Hevea brasiliensis isolate MT/VB/25A 57/8 chromosome 14, ASM3005281v1, whole genome shotgun sequence contains these coding sequences:
- the LOC110673523 gene encoding receptor-like protein EIX2 has translation METFPFLWIICLLSGELIWGGFAQLVHCNAAEREALLDLKMGLNDSWNRLSSWHGTNCCQWSGIACDNTTGAVLAVDLPNSSGRQPLGGEIRPSLAKLKSLKYLDLSGNKFSGKIPHFFSSLENLQYLNLSFAGFSGAIPPNLGNLSSLQFLDVSSFSSNVDNLEWVSGLVSLKYLNMYSVDLSKVGGEWIEPLNKLPLLSELHLEFCVLSGFIYSISSVNFTSLKVLNLRDNSFKANLPNWFVNISSLVSVDIRNGMLTGRIPLGFGELPNLQSLKLNYNFDFSASCFQLFSRSWKKIQVLDLSITELHGRLPALLGNMTSLIQFDLHFNYIEGGIPSSIGKLSNLQYIDLSLNNLTGSLPDSIGQLKNLVELRLNNNLLQGSIPSSIGNLQRLTTLTLASNKLNGALPDSIGLLSELSSLDVSLNKLTGVISEAHFHSLGKLENISLSENSFILNVSSNWVPPFQVIALEMGSCHLGMSFPSWLKSQKQVHVLDFSGAGISGSIPNCLEGHIPNPFNIISYASVDLSSNQFKGPIPLPNVILLDLSNNQFSGSIPENIGQVMSVLLFLSLSGNKLTGAIPASIGEISLDVLDLSKNNLAGSIPSSIGNCSSLTVLDLQKNNLSGEIPNSIGQITGLQTLHLGNNQLSGKIPSSLQNLSKLETLDFGNNMLTGNLPRWIGEAFPRLRILSLRSNKFSGELPLALSNSSSLQILDLAENQLNGSIPANLSNLKAMTQQQNVNHYLLYGTLFDDHNYQENIYVTINGLGLTYTRTLSLLTSIDMSGNNLSGELPEAITKLVGLEVLNLSRNHISGQIPKSISELRQLLSLDLSGNRLSGPIPQSISSLTFLGNLNVSNNNLSGIIPSTNQMSTFNASSFAGNPGLCGDPLTVKCSNDSNNGGDNYPDGGGKADQTDNGNGFIDKWFYMSIGVGFAAGLLLPYLVFAMKRSWGGVYFAFVDGTAYRLSSEKMKAAARRRNRGAR, from the exons ATGGAGACCTTTCCATTTCTTTGGATTATCTGTCTGTTATCCGGAGAattaatttggggtgggtttgcTCAATTGGTGCACTGCAATGCAGCTGAGAGAGAGGCTCTTCTTGACCTCAAAATGGGTCTTAATGATTCCTGGAATCGGCTCTCCTCATGGCATGGAACCAATTGCTGTCAATGGTCAGGAATAGCTTGTGACAATACAACTGGTGCTGTTCTCGCAGTTGATCTCCCAAATTCATCAGGTCGTCAGCCATTAGGTGGGGAGATTAGACCTTCACTCGCAAAACTTAAGTCCTTGAAATACCTGGATTTAAGTGGGAACAAATTCAGTGGTAAAATTCCTCATTTCTTTTCCTCTTTAGAGAACTTGCAATATTTGAACTTGTCATTTGCTGGGTTTAGTGGCGCAATTCCTCCAAATCTTGGAAACCTCTCTAGCTTGCAATTTCTTGATGTCTCTTCATTTAGTTCAAATGTTGATAATCTTGAATGGGTGAGTGGTCTTGTCTCACTAAAGTATTTGAATATGTATTCTGTAGACCTTTCAAAGGTAGGAGGAGAATGGATTGAGCCATTGAACAAGCTTCCACTTTTATCTGAGTTGCACTTAGAATTCTGTGTTTTATCTGGTTTCATATATTCTATTTCTTCTGTTAATTTTACTTCCCTTAAAGTCCTAAATCTTCGAGACAACTCCTTCAAGGCCAACTTACCGAATTGGTTTGTGAACATTAGCAGCCTTGTATCTGTTGACATCAGAAATGGCATGTTGACTGGAAGGATTCCACTGGGTTTTGGTGAATTACCAAATTTGCAGTCATTGAagcttaattataatttcgatttcTCAGCAAGCTGCTTCCAACTATTTTCAAGAAGCTGGAAAAAGATACAAGTTCTTGATTTATCTATTACTGAGCTACATGGTAGACTTCCTGCTCTTCTTGGAAATATGACATCTCTCATTCAATTTGATTTACACTTCAATTATATTGAGGGTGGCATTCCAAGCTCCATTGGTAAGCTTTCTAATTTGCAGTACATTGACTTGTCGTTAAACAACTTGACCGGAAGTTTACCAGATTCAATTGGCCAGCTCAAGAATCTTGTCGAGCTTCGGTTGAACAATAActtgcttcaaggttccattcctTCTTCTATTGGAAACTTACAGCGTTTGACTACCCTCACGCTTGCGTCAAATAAGCTAAATGGTGCTCTGCCTGATAGCATTGGACTGCTCTCTGAGTTGTCTTCCCTTGATGTTTCTCTCAATAAATTGACAGGTGTTATTTCAGAAGCACATTTTCATAGTCTGGGGAAACTGGAGAACATTAGTTTATCAGAaaattctttcattttgaatgtaaGCTCCAATTGGGTCCCTCCTTTCCAAGTCATTGCCTTGGAGATGGGTTCATGCCATCTAGGTATGTCCTTCCCTTCTTGGCTTAAATCTCAAAAACAGGTCCACGTTTTAGATTTCTCAGGGGCTGGTATTTCCGGTTCTATCCCAAATTG TTTAGAGGGTCATATACCAAATCCATTCAATATAATTTCCTATGCAAGTGTTGATTTGAGCTCCAACCAATTCAAAGGACCCATTCCTCTTCCAAATGTCATCTTACTAGATCTTTCTAATAACCAGTTTTCCGGTAGTATACCAGAAAATATTGGTCAAGTCATGTCAGTGTTGTTATTTCTTTCACTTTCTGGTAACAAGTTGACTGGTGCAATCCCAGCCTCAATTGGAGAGATATCGCTCGATGTCCTTGATCTTTCAAAAAATAACTTGGCAGGAAGCATTCCTTCAAGCATAGGAAATTGTTCTTCTCTTACTGTTCTAGACCTTCAAAAAAACAATTTGTCCGGTGAGATTCCAAACTCTATAGGTCAGATAACTGGGCTTCAAACACTTCACTTGGGCAACAACCAACTCTCAGGAAAAATTCCATCATCTCTTCAGAATTTGTCAAAGTTGGAAACCTTAGACTTCGGAAACAACATGTTGACAGGAAACTTACCACGATGGATTGGAGAAGCTTTTCCGCGTCTCAGGATACTTAGTCTCaggtcaaataaattttctggagaACTTCCCTTGGCACTTTCAAATTCGAGTTCCCTGCAAATTTTGGATCTGGCAGAAAACCAATTAAATGGTTCCATTCCTGCTAACTTGAGCAATCTCAAAGCCATGACTCAACAGCAGAACGTTAACCATTATTTGCTTTATGGAACTCTTTTTGACGATCACAATTACCAAGAGAACATATATGTGACCATAAATGGCCTTGGATTAACGTACACTAGGACTCTTTCCCTGCTAACCAGCATAGATATGTCTGGAAACAATTTAAGTGGAGAACTTCCTGAAGCAATAACAAAATTAGTTGGTTTGGAAGTTTTGAATCTATCAAGAAACCACATCAGTGGCCAGATTCCTAAGAGCATTTCGGAATTGCGTCAGTTGTTATCTCTTGATCTCTCAGGCAATAGGCTTTCAGGTCCTATTCCCCAAAGCATATCTTCATTGACATTTCTTGGGAATTTGAATGTGTCAAACAATAACTTGTCAGGAATAATACCTTCTACAAATCAGATGTCAACTTTTAATGCATCCTCTTTCGCTGGGAACCCTGGTCTATGTGGAGATCCTCTTACGGTGAAGTGTTCTAATGATTCAAACAATGGAGGAGACAATTATCCAGATGGTGGAGGGAAAGCAGATCAGACTGACAATGGCAATGGCTTCATTGATAAATGGTTTTACATGAGCATTGGGGTGGGATTTGCAGCAGGTTTATTGCTTCCTTATTTAGTTTTTGCAATGAAAAGGTCTTGGGGTGGAGTATACTTTGCATTTGTGGATGGAACTGCTTATAGATTGTCAAGTGAGAAAATGAAAGCAGCTGCAAGAAGAAGAAATCGGGGCGCTCGTTGa